gactcgttgactagtcTTCTTTTGCCACATAGaattgaccgcgccacgtggACGTCTTGACTCATGCTTGCGGAATgctgacttggtcgtcgccacgtaagATTTACGGCCCGGTCCATATAAAGCTTTTATTTTACTATAACAAGTAGTAAATAAAAAGTTCGATAAATGCTGGGGGGTGAAACATAGAGTTCCATATGCATGACTGCATGGAGAAAAGACCCGAGCGATAACTTCTCTATGGCAATACATTTCTAGAGGCTAACTGTAATAAGCCGGGCACGAAGAACTAgtactcgctccgtcccatattaactgacttAAATTCATctaaaatggatgtatctatatactaaaactAGGTGATTTCCCGCGCGTTGTTGGAGAACTTTAGATAAAAATAAACAGCACATTAAGAACTGTTTTCGATGCAAACGATGGGTTTTCACTTGACATGACACTTTACATAGTTTACAATATACAATATCCTCACTTCATCCTCCTTTTACATCAAGGTGATGCAACAACTGCATCGGTGAAGGATCAGGATAGTAAAGATCGGCGACGATttacaaaatacaacatcgaGATTTAAAACTTTATCTAAACGATTCTGATCTACAGATGCAGAACCAATTGTACACTATGAGGATCCTTTGCAGATGCATATGAAAATAAAGAATATTTAATATACaaatttttttgaccgaatgctgataatatactccctccgtcccatattaagtgacgaaatattacatgtatctaaacgccttttggatatagatacattcatatttgaacaaatttgaatcacttgatatgggacggagggagtacaatttttaGGAAAATGCTAATGatatacatatacatcaaTACATGCTCATGCTGAATTAAGCCTACTAACAACAATGTGGCATGCAACCCAGCCCACAAGCCGTTGTTTTGGTCCAGCACCCACCTCAAACCTAGCCGCATACCCCTTCCCCTTTTGGCCCATATGCATCCCCACCACCGCTTCGTACCACGCCCTCCTCCTGCACTTGCTCAGATCGATCCATCCCCAGCTGTCTCTGAaactgccgccgctgccagcaCAGGCTGCACAGCTGCCTCGCGCTCTCCTCAGCCACCACGCGGTCTCCCCGGTATCAATCCCGCAGCGCTTGCTCGTCTCGGCACAGGCGGCGTTTatttggcggcggcgtcctcaACTCGGCGCTAGGAATCCTGTTACGCCCCATCCTGTTGGGCCGCCGTATCCGGCTGTTTAGGGGATCGGAGCGGTGAGGCGGGAagggggcggaggagcaggggcAGCGGGGCCTCAGGACGCTAGAGATTCAGGAGGAGACAGGACATCGTGGCAGCATCGGGGGACACGGCAGCGGGGAGGGCGGTCGCGCCGTTGACCGGATAATGAGGGACGATGGCGTCCAAGGGCTGAGAGCTCGAAGTGGTGGCAGTTTCGGGCTTCGGCTGATCCAGTGATCCGTTCTGGTGGGTATAGGAGAGTGGTGTCCCATTCCGCCGGCGATAGGAGGGAGGTGGCGCTGGTCGGCAGagatcgggcggcggcggagaacaGCGAAGAGAAAcgggatttatttttttctaaaaaagtCAGGCCCAGGTGATTGGTGACGTGGATAGGCATGGAGTAGTATAATGTTTGGAGTAGTATACTGTTTCAAAAAATATGGGACGGATGTGTCAACATCGTCAAAGGAGCAACTTGAACGGTGATCATGGATGATGAGCTATTTTATAGATCAATCTAGCTAATGACATGTATCCGCTAAATTAGATCGAGTGCAGCATGATGATTACAATTTTGAATTGCCAATGGCTATTATCAGGGTGGCGTATGAAGGAGTTATTACCGATGACAtcttttgtgattttttttcttttcaaaaagaagTATAACCTCGGTCTTTGTGATTTTTATAACCGTTATGTTTTGACGTGTTCATATTAAGTTATGATGTATATCGCTGTCCATATAAGTTTTTCTCTTGTATGCTATTTGGTTCGAAATTATGAATAATTCATGACATAAGGATTAGTTAAATTAACTCGAAACTTAGAAAAAATAATGTAcattattttttgaaacttaccAGGCATATCGCTGTGAGCTTTACCGGTTTGGACATTTGGACATTCATGGGTTTTACCAAAAGTGATTGAAACAAGAACAGGCATGCAAAAATGACGTGCATCGGCATGACGATCCGTCAGTCCCCCCAATGTCTACTCCTATTGGCTGCCGCTCCTCTCACTCGGATCGCCTGGTTACATCCAACGCCTGATATTGCATTGGTCTGACGCCACCAACGCTCGAGATGGAAACACCGCCCCGTATCCAGCTATCGTCTGTCCTCCTCTGCGACCAGACACACAGAAAGCACAAACACACACCCCACCGCACAAAAACAGGGAGAAAAAACCCAAAGAAATCGACCgggagaaaaggagaaaaaaaaaagagggtaGGAGGAAAAGCTTCCGAGCTCGGGATCGGCGATGGAGGTGGGATCGAAGGCGAAgaagggcggcgcggcggggcgtCCCCGCGGCGGCCCGAAGAAGAAGCCTGTCTCACGCTCCGTCAAGGCTGGCCTCCAGTTCCCCGTTGGCCGCATCGGGCGCTACCTCAAGCTCGGGCGCTATGCCAAGCGCGTCGGCACCGGCGCGCCAGTctacctcgccgccgtcctcgagtACCTCGCCGCCGAGGTGGGTCTCGCACGCACCCGCCCAGAGACCGCCAGAACGGACCGCGAAACTAGGCTGATTcgtcttttgtttttcctatttttgTCCCAGGTCCTCGAGCTGGCGGGGAACGCTGCGCGGGACAACAAGAGGAACCGGATCATCCCGCGGCACGTGCTGCTCGCGATCCGTAACGACGAGGAGCTCGGGAAGCTGCTGGCCGGCGTCACCATCGCGTACGGAGGGGTGCTGCCCAACATCAACCCCGTCCTGCTTCCCAAGaagaccgccgccgcggctgccaAGGAAGCCAAGCCGGGCAAGGAGGCCACAGCCAAGTCTCCCAGGAAGGCCACCGCCAAGTCGCCCAAGAAGGCGGACGCCTCTTAGGCCCGGGAAGTGCAATGCCGGTGCCCCGTCTCCCTCCCtcgctccctccctccctcttcccCGTCCACCtgagtcgtcgtcgtcatcaaTTCGTCGTTGCGTGCTATCGTTGTCATGGATCAATTGCTCCTCGTTTGAACTTCAATTACGTCGCGTTTAGCTTCCGATCAGCTTGTACTATGTAGCTTAACATTGGTGTAGGTTCGGGGAGTGTGTAGGGCGAGGGACGGGTTGGGAGGAGGAAACTGTGAATCGCTTGGCGTTGTTTGTAATAATGTTGTGAAGATTTGGAAAATTAAGGGCTTCTATTCTGATTGCCTATATGTGCTTTTGCTGCGTGCTTGTAGTGATATATTTTGTTCATTTGGTTACTTGCAGCCTTGTTGGGGGTGTGGATCCTTGCCTCCTTGGGGAAAATATTGTTTTAATTTCAAAGTAAAAAACCTTATAGTAAAAAACCTtatactctctctgatccatGATATGTCGTtgcctccgacccatattacctGTTGAAATATTGCATATATCTAAGCAACCCATATTACCTATTGAAATATTGCATATATCTAAgcattttttaaacataaatacatccatatttgagcaaatttgagacaagtaatatgaatcggaaggagtattaaagttgtactaaatcagcaacaATTAATTATAGATCGGAGGAAGAAGCTTGTAACTGGAATTTTTCGGCCACGGAGGAGGGCTCCTTCAGCTTGTAGAAATTTTAGAGGACTTCTACAGAATTTCAAATttacgattttttttctgtgtgtaGCACCTGTTTCATATGATTCGACATGGTAGATTTTCTAATAATTGTCCCTAAATTTACTATTCTAAAAATTATTTGAGACCTCATGGACGtacctaaaaattgaagtgtCCATATCATCCCAGTCCTCTAATTTTCATATTCATATGATTCAAAATCCTGAAAAACGAATAAGCCCAAAGTAGTTGTGCAGTTGAGTTACAGTTAAATTTCAAAGTACTAATGTGGTGTTAATCAAATTTAGTTGTTCCTTTTGTTATGACTAAAACATttaagtttcttttttctaccTTATCTTACCATTTACATTCATTCCAGTTGGTACATCAATGATGTAGACCTGCTTTTTCCTGTCTCGTTCACTTCTGTTACCGTAGTACTTCTTGCAAAAATATAATCGTGAAAGTTGTTAACTGGATGGCATGGTGGCATAGGTCTCAACTAATACTATGAAGTTGCGTAATTTGTTGCAACCTCGGTTACAACCGTGTATCTTACTATTAGGGAGCCtttttgatttgtaggattaTGAATATGCATGATAGTAGTGTCATGCTTACTCAGAAAATCACAGGGAGGGATTGAAAATGACTGGATTGCAATGTCATGTCTACCTTTCTTTTGGAAACGATGATTATAATTAAGACGCACACAATCGCACGTTTGCACTTAGTAACGGTAGAAGAACAAAGTCATCGACCGTCAAGATTGACAAAGTATTATCGACGTCTTGATAAGTATGTTGCATACAACTAAAAGGATAATaaaaaacaccaaaaaaataataaaaaaagaaacgcCAACGTGCTCAAGGTTGGAGGCGAATCGACCGCAGTGAAGATTGAAAGGTAGACAAGGGGGTATGACACTGAGTGGGAAAAATAATACACCGAGAGGTTTACGTAATTGTGTccgtgagatcgagataggcaatcagagggggtgaatgattgcgcggaagcaaattaaaacttttcccgaaagtccaaaccctaaatcacctttctgtccgtgatagtaaaacggccgtaacttttgattggatgaaccaagaAATACGTacgagtatgcaaaagaaagttattgaaattatctaaccaaagCAACAAGAATTAGCTCAATTGgacgtaccaatcaaaagatatgatcaaaacagtaacaactgacagaaagttatgagaattaatctataatcgatttcgaggaataacaagaaagatgaagtaatcacAATCTtttcttgatctcgtgataaacctgcagcaaagtattatgaactcgtgataaataTGCAGTaaagtgtttgaaagatcTAGCATGAATAATCCACGAAAATCCTAGAAAAAcaaagatgacaccgccaacgaattttttaattgcaacgatgtcgatcgattacaaaagatgcaaccatgcatccaagaactctccaagaattgatttaaattcaaaactctgagttccctcacgtccttgccaaaaccctaacctagacggcctctatttataagagaaaattcgcaaccctaaaccgagtctgaatccaacacgaactcctctgtcccggtcggtattCTGCCCGTGAGGCCGGCATACGACCCCATATTGAGATTACTCCAAAATAAAAGTTGTTcatctcgacgacgcgcacaactttcatttggaccacttttccatcggaTGACATCTTCTTGACGTTACTGtgtaatctttaaacagctctcatccagccacggctggacctacatatgtCTTCACATCGATGCCACTCtgtgccatcaactcttcttgtggtGTCTTCAAAACTCAACTATCatgtgtcgaatatctccaataccgtacatctccggtataaacaacgtacgacaaaccggtgcccttccggatcatcgtagtctTCACTTTTATTGTTCcgtcgcacgaacgtcccgcatgaccttgatccccaacctcagcttctcccaagtttcgtccctcgatcccgtcagcgaccacgttcctctagctccgacaacacctgaaagcgaacacacaaataaccagtacgagcacaagtccacgacttgactcagggtaagttccacacaactcacgccatatttttcacataagaaactaatggatcaacacatcAATTTCAAATCACTAAGTCCAAAACatgatacatgtcatcacataagtatctatattatccaaagtatccacatcaatgttttatctaaaacacttgccaatgttgcacatcacctatgatttcacagtGTCTGCCACTCCGCCTTAGACATACTGTGGAGCTAATCCATCAAAGTTCCAGCATGACGGTATTGTGATAGATTACGACTAAATCGTCCCATGGATTATTGTGCTGCTTGACCTCATTTTTTAATTTGTTGTAGTACTAAAAATTGGTCACCGCTACAAGTTCTAGTGTTATTATCTCAATAAGCAACCGGTAAATCTCCGTCGACTGAGATGCGGCCGCTCCCGTATTATCGCCAAGTAAACTGGACTGCacttcttaaaaaaaacaaattaaacttGACAGCTCTTATTCCTGCATCcttaggccctgtttgtttgggcttctgcttcagcttttggtgcttctagcaatctcaaaagcacttctcccgtttacacatgaagctgagaagcacctctggatgtgcttctcagctagaagcaccaaaagcacgtccggaggtgcttctcaacttcatgtgtaaatatgagaagtgcttttgagattgcttaaagcaccaaaagctgaagctgaagcccaaacaaacaggtcCTTAATGCGATGGAAGCACTCGGACGAATTCAGTGCAGGTTTGGCATGGACCAAGAAGGTCATTGCCATTTGCCAGAACCCGCGGCACTGGCAGACGGCAGTTCCCGAGGTTCCTGAGAGAGAGACGCTTGATCGTGAGGTCAGCGAGGTCGAGAACGGAGACGATGTACCTCCCCCAGACGTCCATCTCGTAGTCGTCGTTGACCTCTTCCTACGAGCTCGCCACGTATACGCAGTTCCTCCGCACCCCGTTCACCCCGTTGGCCTCCACGCAGAATCCCCGGATCTAATTTTTTGAGACAGGGTGGTCCAATGTATAAACGCTTATGCCAATATAAATTATAACCAACAATTTTTTACCTCAAACATACTAGTAGTATTGAATTTGGGAAGAGAAAAAACGGCATTGGAACAATTTTGCGATAATTTCAATTCGATCAATGAGCAAATCTTAATTCGATTCAATGAAAAACCGAGAAAAATGTCGACGGCTCCGTGTAAGCTGCTGCCTCGTCGCATGCTCGCGGTGACGAAGCGTGTGTTTGCTGTCCGCTGGCAGTCAACGACGATGATGACGAGAAATACGATGCGATGTTAGCTGCTCATGCTCGTCTGCTTGGCAAAAATCCGATACGATGCCAACTGCTCGTGATCGATCGCTAGGCTGCTACAAGGCCCAATCTGATGTGCTGATGCGTACACtacacaacagaaagaaaacgAGAACTGGCCCGGAAGATAGGCTATTTTCTCGggctgatttttcttttttcgtgGGCTTAAGATACACTAGTGTATATGTACACAGGCTGTATTTCCAGGATGGTCCATGAACAACCCTGGCCACCCTATGGATCCGCCACGGCGCGGTCGCCGATCGATGTCGGCGATTTCCGTCCTCTGACCACcccgccactgccgccgggGCTGGGCTGACCCGACGGTCTGCACGGAAGGCCTTGAAGAGGCCCTCGGAGCCTCGGCACCCCCCTTGGTACACGAGATGCGTCCTGACGATCAGGAGGCGCTCGGCCGACGACACCACGAGGGTGGACTCAGGAACAAGCGGCCCGCCACGACGGTCTCAATGATGCTGCGGGTGACCATACGCGGCGGGTGACGCGGGATTCGTACTGTTGGGTGGGCAAGAGAAGCAGCGGGATGTGGCAACGGGCGGCGCCGCTGAGGCCGAGCGCCACGACGGGCACACCGAGCGCCGCCGAGGTCCGCGTGCTCGATCTGaagggttcgttgcatagaaaacaaaaaaaattctacggTTGAAACCACAAACGGGCCAAGATCATATCTAGGAGGTGAAAGTAACAGGTAAACCGTAGTCTTAGAAGGAGTCACCCTCGAAGACCAAAAGCTTTGTTAACGAGA
The Brachypodium distachyon strain Bd21 chromosome 2, Brachypodium_distachyon_v3.0, whole genome shotgun sequence genome window above contains:
- the LOC100836331 gene encoding probable histone H2A.4 yields the protein MEVGSKAKKGGAAGRPRGGPKKKPVSRSVKAGLQFPVGRIGRYLKLGRYAKRVGTGAPVYLAAVLEYLAAEVLELAGNAARDNKRNRIIPRHVLLAIRNDEELGKLLAGVTIAYGGVLPNINPVLLPKKTAAAAAKEAKPGKEATAKSPRKATAKSPKKADAS